GGCGGTCGTCTGCTGATTCTCGACATGGTGATCGACGATCCGGAAAACCCGAACTTCGACTACCTGAGCCACTACATCCTCGGCGCTGGAATGCCTTTCTCGGTGCTCGGCTTCAAGGAGCAGGCCCGCTACAAGGAGATTCTCGAAAGCCTCGGCTACAAGGATGTCACCATGGTGCGCAAGTACGACCACCTGCTCGTTCAGGCTGTGAAGCCGTAAGAGCTCGGAGGGCAAGAGATTCCATTACTTGATCCTTCGCTGAAAAGGCTGCCTCATCGGGCAGCCTTTTCTCGTTAGATGATGGGGACAAAGGAACCATTTCCTGGATGCCCAAGAGCAATAGGGCAGGCGCGAGACCTGCCCCTACAAAACCACCAATCAACGGCAGCGCGGCAAATTCCCCCAATTATCCATTATCAATTGTCAACCGGACAGTTGCTCTTCCGTCCGTAAAGCTCGTGCGCCTGGCGGAGGATCTCTTCGCGGAAGTCGGGGTGGGCGATGGTGGCCATCGCTTCTGCTCGCTGGCGGAGGTTTTTGCCGTGCAGGTTGACGATGCCGTATTCGGTCACGACGTACTGCACGTGCGCCCGCGTCGTCACCACGCCCGCGCCGGGCTTGAGCTGCGTCACGATGCGCGATTCGCCCTTGCGGGTGGTTGCGGGCAGCGCAATGATTGGCTTGCCGCCGGGGGAAAGCGCCGCGCCGCGGATGAAGTCCATCTGGCCACCGACGCCTGAAAAGTGGCGGTGGCCGATGGAGTCAGCACACACCTGGCCGGTCATGTCGATCTCGATCGCACTGTTGATGGCTGTCACCTTTGGGTTTTTGCGAATCTCCTTCGTGTCGTTCACGTAGTCCGAGCCGAACATCTCGACCAGCGGGTTGTCGTCCACAAAATCGTAGAGTTTGCGGCTGCCGATAAGAAAGCTCGCCACGATGATCTCGTTGTGCGTCCTCTTGTGGCGGCCGGTGATGACCCCCTTTTCAACCAGATCGACCACGCCGTCGGAAAACATCTCCGAGTGGATGCCCAGATCCTTGTGGTTCGTCAGCGCGGCAAGCGTCGCGTCGGGAATCGCGCCGATGCCCATCTGCAGAGTCGCACCGTCCTCGACAATCGAGGCGATGTGCTGGCCGATCTGGCGCTCGACGTCGGTCAGTTCGTGCGGAGGAATCTCCGGCAGCGGATCCTCAACCTCGACCAGCGCGTGAATCTTGCTGACGTGCAGCAGCCCTTCGCCGTGCGTGCGCGGCATGTGGGGGTTGATCTGCGCAATGACGTGTTTAGCGGTGTGCACGGCGGCCCTGGCCGCATCGACTGACACACCGAGCGAGCAGTAACCGTGCCGATCGGGCGGGGAGACGTGCACCAGCGCCACATCGAGCGGCATGACGTTGTCGTAGAACAGCGCAGGCACGTCGCTCAGGAAAATCGGAATCGCGTCGGCATAGCCACACTGCACGGAAGAACGAACGTTCCGGCCAACGAAAAAGGCGTTGAGCCTGAAGCTTTGCTGGTACTCGGGCCTGACGTAGGCCGCGTCGCCCTCGGTGTGCAGACTGACGATCTCGACGTCACGCAACTCATCGGCCCGGCCAACCATCGCGGCGACCAGTCGCTGCGGCGTTGCGGCCGCGGTATGAATGAACACTCGGTCGCCCGATTTGATCGCCATGACGGCCTCTTCGGCAGATATTGTCCGGTAGGACATAAACGCACTCTCCTTGTTGAACTGGTTGCGGGCATTCCGCTCCTCGGCCAGCCTGACGCGGCTACGAAAAGGCGGA
This portion of the Chlorobaculum parvum NCIB 8327 genome encodes:
- a CDS encoding acetyl-CoA hydrolase/transferase family protein encodes the protein MSYRTISAEEAVMAIKSGDRVFIHTAAATPQRLVAAMVGRADELRDVEIVSLHTEGDAAYVRPEYQQSFRLNAFFVGRNVRSSVQCGYADAIPIFLSDVPALFYDNVMPLDVALVHVSPPDRHGYCSLGVSVDAARAAVHTAKHVIAQINPHMPRTHGEGLLHVSKIHALVEVEDPLPEIPPHELTDVERQIGQHIASIVEDGATLQMGIGAIPDATLAALTNHKDLGIHSEMFSDGVVDLVEKGVITGRHKRTHNEIIVASFLIGSRKLYDFVDDNPLVEMFGSDYVNDTKEIRKNPKVTAINSAIEIDMTGQVCADSIGHRHFSGVGGQMDFIRGAALSPGGKPIIALPATTRKGESRIVTQLKPGAGVVTTRAHVQYVVTEYGIVNLHGKNLRQRAEAMATIAHPDFREEILRQAHELYGRKSNCPVDN